taacattattaagaAGCAATTCCATCTTAGTTCAAAATAGATATCACAATTGAAAGAAACTTTAAACCAAAAAGAAGCCATTCGATTGAATTAAATTTCACCAACACAAATTTCCAATCGACTTTTGATTCACTTTCGCGAAAAACTGGATCACTGGAAAAGAAGAAGGCGGAGGAAAGATGGCCCGCGAAGGGCAAGTTTTTAGGTGAATAAGGATGGGTAGGGGGCCTTCCTtgctgggggaggggagggggtggaagCCAAAGAGGGCGAAGGGCACCGGTCCCTTATAAAAGCGTTGCAGAGACGAAGGATCATCACATTCAGTTCGACTCCTTCAGACAACGATGACGACCAAAGTAAGTTCTCTCGTTGACTCGGTTTCTCGAACTctttaatttctaatttaattcTCGACAGTTTTTACCTAGCATTGATTAATTACAGAGCTAATAATAAGgagcaaataacaaaaaaaatactattaacttGATCACTCACATTTATGGTTAATTTCAACTTGAACACCAAATAAGAAAATCGAAACGAAGTTAATTGTAActaattttctttcaaataattAAATGAACGTTTTTGTTATAATACTAAAGGTAATTTTCATACTTCAATATGGTCCAAAATGAATTGGAAACTAAATTTTTACACAGATATGTCAATATCACAAAAATTAGTCATAAATCATTTCCATGAATGAAAACCAGAGAAAAATCAGGCTAACAAAATTctaatgaaataagaaatctatttaGATTGCAATGCTAGAAATTTAATTTAATTAGAAAAGATTCAACTATTTACCAACTTCAGAACGGCTTTCTTTTTCCGGATAATGATAAACACGAAACCTTTCCAGACGATGAAGGTGCTGTGCGCCTTCCTGGCAGTTGTAATACCCAACGGAGTTCTTTCTGACCCAGCAAGATTGTACCAACCTCCTGCAGTAGGTGGATCTGGGTCTTCTGCAGGAGCTTTTGGGGCTTCCTCTGGTGCACaaggaggaggatttggaggttCCTCTCTGGGAGGACTTGGGGGATCTGTCAGCAGTGGTTTCGGTGGTGGTGTAAGTGGAGGGTTTGGAGGTTCTTCAGGTAGTTCCTCCGGTAGTTTTGGAGCTTCAGGGTCTGGTTTTGGAGGCGCTTCAGGATCTGGTTTTGGAGGTTCCTCAGGATTAGGTGCTTCTGCTTTTGGAGGTTCTTCAACAGCTGGTTTTGGTGGATCTTCTTCTGGAGGTTTTAGTGGATCTACTGGATCCTTCGGTGTATCTCGCCCTGCTGGATCCTCAACGGGAGGCTTTGGAGGATCCCGCCCTTCTGGGGCTTCTCCCAGTTACCAAGGTCCCTTTGCACCAGTCATTCCTATTCTTGTCGATGACCGTGACGGTCCACATGCCGATGGTTCTTACACCTTCAACTTTGAAACTGCCAATGGCATCAGCAGACAGGAACAAGGATACCCACAAGGTGTGACTGGAGCTGTGGCGCAGCAGGGTGCATGGTCGTAAGTATGAACATATTCTATACCAAACGAAAAACTACTTATAAGTTAAGGAAAATTTGACAAAAATATGAATATACTATTGTTTATAAAACTATGAATGCTTTTAGTTATAATTATCATACTTATCCACCCTTACATTTTCAGATTCACATTCCCTGATGGCACTCCAGCTAACTTCCAGTTTGTCGCCGATGGAGATGGTTACCGTGTAGAGTCACCCCTTCTACCAAcgcctcctcctcttccacctcatGCAATTGCTCAGATTGAAAAGGCAGCTCTGGAAGACGCTGCTGCTAATGCTGCTGGAAACAGGGGAACTTATGGTGGAAGTTCTCAAGCTGGATCTGGTTCTCAGTTTTCTGGAACTGGATCTCAATTCTCTGGATCTGGATCTCAGTTTTCTGGTACTGGATCTCAATTCTCTGGGTCCGGATCTCAATCCTCTGGTGCTGGATTTGGATCCCAATCATCTGGTGCTGGATTCGGATCTGGGGCTGGATTTGGATCTCAATcatctggtgctggatttggatcccaatcatctggtgctggatttggatcccaatcatctggtgctggatttggaTCCCAATCATCTGGTGCTGGATTCGGATCTGGGGCTGGATTTGGATCTCAATCATCTGGAGCTGGATTTGGCTCTGGGGCTGGATTTGGATTCCAATcatctggtgctggatttggaTCTCAATCATCTGGTGCTGGATTTGGCTCTGGGGCTGGATTTGGATCCCAATCATCTGGCACTGGATTTGGATCCCAATCATCTGGGGCTGGATTTGGCTCTCAGTTTACTGGATCTGCATCAAGTTCAGTTCCACAAACTCCAAGCAGAACCTATGGCTTACCTTGAACAGACCAGTGAAATTTTCAGTGCAGCCCACCTGATGTGCAATGAATTTACTTGATTATAATTCTGTATCTTTATAACTCATCTGAACTTTATATTCTTTTCCATAGCTTACAAAGTGTTTAAGATGATATTTGAGAGTTTTTGGAGTGTTGAACCTTTCTAAAAAATTAGAAATTCTTTCCTGATTGTACAATGGCATCAATATTCATTATCGTCAGCATGTTGGTAAATACAATGTCTACCTAATCTCAGTAATCTCAGTTGATATATTCAGATGTGTATCTAGTTAAATATTGTCATTACATGTCTATGAAGATTTCTTGTGAGTGAATTATTGTCAAAGTAACTCACCGGATCAGACGTCCCACTAACTTTCCAATAATCTTTTTACTTCAACATTCACTTAGGCATTTGGGCTGTTATTGTATTCATGCAAGTCAACAAAAATACGCTTAATAGTTGCTAGTTACTGttaatgattaaatataattttctatcacAAATTATGTTTACCTATCCTATCATGATAACTACTACattaaatatcaattaaaatgagaaaaaaatccgATTAAATAtggtatgaatttcataaatataattttttttcataagaaaactGAAATTAAGGGAAAATTATTGGTGGGAGAATCTTTCTTAACATTCTGGACCATAAAAAGGCTATTTCAGTGTTcatccataaaaaaaatatttctaataagacttcattcataaaaatatttttttctaatatgaccaaatttatcaaataatacatttccattcatgGTGAAGCTAATAGTATAATAGTCATAGGTTCTACTACTTAAATATTGACTAAAAAACTGAATAAACAGTTGGCcttaaataaataagaatatagtGATAGGTTTACTTTGTTCATTCAGTTTTGATAAGAATAAATATGGAAAATGGGTATATTGTTTGTTTCAAAATCGTTGATAGTGTATACACAAAAaaaagcttacatatatatatagagcattctACAAGTTTATTCCAAAATATACCTGATCATTTACAAATACAGGTCACATGATCCCATTTTCAATTCCACCAGCTCCATACTCTAACGAAGAGCACAGTTCCACTGTTGCAAAAGAATCAGCATCGTTTCTCTAGGACTGTCGTCACTAGTCCGAGCAGCCTAAATTGCGATCCTTTCTTGACCTCAAGGAAAGTCTAGACTTGTAAACCACATTGGTTCCCCATCCAAATCCCCTTCAGGTGGCGCTACATCACATGAAAACTTGTGGTCTCCATGCTCCGCAAACTCTCTACTATAGCTTATGTACTTCCCAATAGGGTATCACGCAACGCACACATTTTATACCGAGTATATAGTCCATTGTTTGGCAGCTTCATCAAAGTCCTGTAAGTCTTGATCTGTACAGATAGGCCCCAGTTGACAATCACGATGTATATACTCCATGGTATGCATTGGATGACCATATGGGGACTCACTGGTGAGATAAAGTCCCCATTTATATGTGTTGCTCTCAGTGTTACCTACTCTGGTTCTTGCTCTGTTCAATATTACCCCGTCTTTTCTAGGAAGGTTCATTCCACTTGGAAGTTGCTCATATGGACTTTGGATGGCATCATTTGGTGGGAAATGATCTCATTCCATCTGCTCTCCAAGTCTGTGGTTTACCGACTGCTCAGGACCTAAACTACCAATGATCATGACTAATTCTGGACTACAGTCTTCTTACTGAGTCACTGTGACCGAAAGGGAATATCTCAAGTAAGTTTACTGGCTATATTTCTGAGTATTTCAACGAGTGTCCGTAGAGCTGTTTGGTGGTGCAATTCCTGCCAATCTGTAGAGTGTTGGCAGAAATGTTGGCTTTAAGGTGCCAGTTATTATGAGGCATGACTAGTTTAGCTGCGGATCTATTTTGTGAGCGTCGAATCATCTAGCCCACGGTGCTAAAAAGTTGTATAGATCAGCGCTAGAGCTGCTGTTATCAGTGTTTTGGAATCTAATTTCCAGTTAGAGTTGGTAAGTTGGCCCAAGAGATTGTTTCTTGTACCAACTTTTGACAGGATTTTCCTTACGTGTTCTGTCAAAGAGAGACTTCGGACTAATGTGACTTCTAGGTTTTATATTCTATGGACTCGAGCGATGATTGCCAAATAATCAGCTCTTTCATTTCAATGCATATTAATCGAAGAAATGTAAAATAGATAAAATTACCTCAGGTTAGCCTACTTCTCATGTAGTCAGGAAAAAAGATCAATATACACATAAAAGACTTGCCATCGAGATGGTATTTCTGATGCTGATTTACACAATTTGAACATCACTCCAAAATGCACTCAACTGACAATAAATATTCTGTAAACAATTCCAAGAGGATGAGACTCAGAATTTTGAAAACAAATTGAATTTAGGGTGTCTAAGTTTGAGTAAGGTTTCTCCCCACTCTACCACCAATTTCTGCTCTAAGAGATCAGTGATTTAACAAACACTCTCCTCTCACAAAGCAAATCTTTTCAGTTATCTCTTCCTGTTCTTGTCAGATTTGGCTTAAACAAGATGAGATGGGAGCGGAACAATAATTCATCTGTCGTACAACTAGCAATTGTATACAATTGCGTTTCTAAACAATTGAAAATCACTATCATTATTTTCACTCGATTACTAAATCTAGTTTCATTTGAGTAACTTTTTATACAGCTCATGTTTTAGTAAGTTTACCTTGTATTCTTTATactttttacctccgtcaactattctcgtcgtcatcatcattatcatcatctaggttagacttctccattcatcatcatttatttcacgcttcatagtcctcagccttgtaggcctgggtcttccaactattctagtgcattgtggagcccagttgaaagtttggtgagctaatctctcccGGGAAGTGCGAAGAACATCCCCAACCCATTTCCATCTACACCTTATTCTATACTATTGGAAATGCCCCGGTCAAGCAATGTGTTGGCTGGGGGTTCCAGACCCGTTCAAATGAAATGGTTTCTCGTAATGTCTTCAACCtaactgtccttgtgagctagagatgagAGGGGGGTGGTGATTGGGACAGCCAATAAGTCTAcccactgagtcatcaacagttacttaaatattgattaaaaaactgAATAATCAGTTGACCgtaaatagatatgaatatagTGATATGTTTACTCTGTTCATTCAGTTTTGATTAGAATATGGAAAATGGGAATATTGTTTGTTTCAAAATCGTGGGTAGTATGTACAGCAAAAAAAAGTGAGAAGTATGTACACAAAAAAAagcttacaatatatatgtatatatgtatgtatatatatatatatatatatatatatatatatatatatatatatatatatatatatatatatatactgtatatatattatatatatatatatacatatatatatatatatatatatatatatatatatatatatatatatatatatatatattattctagaaGTGTATTCCGAATTATATTTGATGGGTTGTAAATAAAGTTCATATGGTCCCATTTCCAATTCCACCAGCTCCATACTCTAACGAAGAGCACAGTTACATTGCTGCAAAAAAATCAGCATCTTTTCTCTCGGACTGTCGCCACTAGTCCGAGCAGCCTAAACTGAGATCCTTTCTTTACCCCCAAGGAAAGTCTAGAGTTGTAAACCACGTTGGTTCCCCATCCCCTTCAGGTGGCGCTACATCACATGAAAACTTGTGGTCTCGTTGCTCCAGCAATCTCTCTGCTATAAATAGCTTATGTACTTCCAAATAGGGTACCACACCATGCACACATTTTATACACAGGCCATAGTCCATTGTTTGGTAGCTTCATTAAAGTCCTGTAGGTCTTAATCTGTAAAGATGGGCCCCAGTTAACAATCTCGAAGTATATACTCCATGGTTTGCATTGGATGGCCACATGGCCACTCCCTGGTGGGATAAATTCCCCATTTATATGTGTTGCTCCTAGTCTTGCCTACTCTGGTTCTTGCTCTGTTTAATATTATCCAGTCTTTTCTGGGAAGGTTCATTCCACTTAGAAG
This region of Palaemon carinicauda isolate YSFRI2023 unplaced genomic scaffold, ASM3689809v2 scaffold130, whole genome shotgun sequence genomic DNA includes:
- the LOC137635486 gene encoding pupal cuticle protein 36-like; the protein is MTTKTMKVLCAFLAVVIPNGVLSDPARLYQPPAVGGSGSSAGAFGASSGAQGGGFGGSSLGGLGGSVSSGFGGGVSGGFGGSSGSSSGSFGASGSGFGGASGSGFGGSSGLGASAFGGSSTAGFGGSSSGGFSGSTGSFGVSRPAGSSTGGFGGSRPSGASPSYQGPFAPVIPILVDDRDGPHADGSYTFNFETANGISRQEQGYPQGVTGAVAQQGAWSFTFPDGTPANFQFVADGDGYRVESPLLPTPPPLPPHAIAQIEKAALEDAAANAAGNRGTYGGSSQAGSGSQFSGTGSQFSGSGSQFSGTGSQFSGSGSQSSGAGFGSQSSGAGFGSGAGFGSQSSGAGFGSQSSGAGFGSQSSGAGFGSQSSGAGFGSGAGFGSQSSGAGFGSGAGFGFQSSGAGFGSQSSGAGFGSGAGFGSQSSGTGFGSQSSGAGFGSQFTGSASSSVPQTPSRTYGLP